A region of Moorena producens PAL-8-15-08-1 DNA encodes the following proteins:
- a CDS encoding family 2A encapsulin nanocompartment shell protein, which translates to MVYTSDQPQQSLSTQTARNLATTTKTAPQMRGKTPRLLLKLLPWVEVSGGTYRVNRRDIRVTEEMPTNDDGEKNIEILSGHEGEPSVTQTFVDYDDEPREYPLSIVQTILKIHTRVGDLYSNATDQVREQLRLTVEGLMERKEKDIINHDGDGDPDKAYGLLHAADPSMRISTRTGPPTPDDFDELLAKVWKQPAFFLAHPQAIAAFGRECTLRGVPPATVQLFGSPYITWRGVPVVPSNKLKVNEGKTNILLMRVGEAAQGVVGLHKTGVSGEQVPGVSVRLMGINDQAIATYLITTYFSVACLVPDALGVLENVDITTYHNYD; encoded by the coding sequence ATGGTTTATACATCAGACCAACCGCAACAAAGCTTAAGTACTCAAACAGCGCGTAATTTAGCGACGACGACTAAAACAGCGCCCCAAATGCGGGGGAAGACCCCACGTTTACTCCTCAAGCTTCTACCTTGGGTTGAGGTTTCAGGTGGTACTTACCGGGTGAACCGCCGAGATATCAGAGTTACAGAAGAGATGCCCACGAACGATGATGGGGAAAAGAACATTGAAATATTAAGTGGTCACGAAGGCGAACCCAGCGTCACCCAAACCTTTGTTGACTACGACGATGAACCTCGGGAGTATCCCCTGAGTATTGTCCAGACCATCTTGAAGATTCATACCCGAGTCGGTGATCTCTACAGCAATGCCACGGATCAGGTGCGAGAGCAGTTGCGCCTCACCGTTGAAGGATTGATGGAACGTAAGGAAAAGGACATTATTAACCATGATGGTGATGGTGATCCCGACAAAGCCTATGGCTTACTCCATGCCGCAGATCCATCTATGCGCATCTCCACTCGTACTGGGCCACCCACACCGGATGACTTTGATGAACTATTGGCAAAGGTCTGGAAACAGCCAGCATTTTTCTTAGCTCACCCCCAAGCGATCGCTGCCTTTGGTCGAGAATGTACGCTCCGGGGTGTTCCTCCTGCAACCGTTCAACTATTTGGTTCACCCTATATCACCTGGCGAGGGGTTCCGGTAGTTCCGAGTAATAAGTTGAAGGTAAACGAGGGCAAAACCAATATTCTGCTGATGCGAGTTGGCGAAGCCGCCCAAGGGGTGGTGGGTCTACACAAAACTGGCGTGTCTGGAGAACAAGTGCCAGGTGTGTCCGTGCGCTTAATGGGGATCAATGACCAGGCGATTGCCACTTACCTGATTACCACCTATTTTTCCGTAGCCTGCCTTGTGCCCGACGCCCTAGGCGTTCTGGAGAACGTAGATATTACGACCTACCATAATTATGACTGA
- a CDS encoding M protein trans-acting positive regulator PRD domain-containing protein → MVENALFVYLVQTGTIFVPKLYFKSNQNERYLEQSYEQRQRFKVTDASKYVKHLTNKQHFRPCLSVNII, encoded by the coding sequence ATGGTGGAAAATGCGCTCTTTGTTTATCTAGTCCAAACTGGCACCATCTTTGTGCCTAAGCTATATTTTAAAAGTAATCAGAATGAAAGATATTTAGAGCAAAGTTACGAGCAACGACAAAGATTTAAGGTAACTGATGCATCCAAATACGTGAAGCATTTAACCAACAAGCAGCATTTTCGACCTTGCTTGTCAGTCAATATAATATAA
- a CDS encoding NAD(P)H-quinone oxidoreductase subunit J, which produces MAEESKPVEQTTQSSEIVEAGKVSGWLKENGFEHEFMELDHLGVEVLKVEPDVLLPIATALYAYGFNYLQCQGGYDFGPGADLVSFYHLIKVSDNTDQPEEVRVKVFLPRDNPKLPSVYWIWKAADWQERETYDMFGIVFEGHPNLKRILMPEDWVGWPLRKDYISPDFYELQDAY; this is translated from the coding sequence GTGGCTGAAGAGTCAAAACCTGTAGAGCAAACCACACAATCCTCTGAGATAGTTGAAGCGGGAAAAGTCTCGGGATGGCTCAAGGAAAACGGTTTTGAGCATGAGTTCATGGAGCTGGATCACCTAGGCGTTGAGGTACTCAAAGTTGAACCAGATGTCTTGCTTCCCATTGCTACTGCTCTGTATGCCTATGGGTTTAACTACCTCCAATGTCAAGGAGGCTATGATTTTGGTCCTGGGGCAGACTTGGTAAGCTTTTACCACTTGATTAAAGTGAGTGATAATACTGATCAGCCTGAGGAAGTGCGTGTAAAAGTATTCCTACCGCGAGATAATCCTAAGCTTCCCTCGGTTTACTGGATATGGAAAGCTGCTGATTGGCAGGAGCGGGAAACCTACGATATGTTCGGTATAGTTTTTGAAGGACACCCTAACCTGAAGCGGATTTTGATGCCAGAAGATTGGGTGGGTTGGCCTTTGCGGAAGGATTATATATCACCGGACTTCTACGAATTACAGGATGCTTATTGA
- the ndhK gene encoding photosynthetic/respiratory NAD(P)H-quinone oxidoreductase subunit K, whose product MKSNVTKDSAAIEQQQTNKILNPIERTQITQDLSENVILTTVDDLYNWARLSSLWPMLYGTACCFIEFAAMIGSRFDFDRFGLVPRSSPRQADLIITAGTITMKMGPALVRLYEQMPEPKYVIAMGACTITGGMFSVDSPTAVRGVDKLIPVDVYIPGCPPRPEAIMDAIVKLRKKVANESIQERGQLKQTHRYYSTTHNMKVVPEILTGKYLQSDERYTPPKELTEGMGMAVPPALKSYQKQEVERG is encoded by the coding sequence ATGAAATCTAATGTTACAAAAGATAGTGCTGCTATAGAACAGCAGCAAACAAACAAAATTCTTAACCCGATTGAGCGAACCCAAATCACTCAAGACCTATCGGAAAATGTAATCTTAACTACAGTAGACGACCTTTACAACTGGGCGCGGCTTTCCAGCCTCTGGCCGATGTTGTATGGTACCGCTTGTTGCTTCATTGAATTTGCGGCAATGATTGGGTCGCGGTTTGACTTTGACCGTTTTGGTTTGGTTCCTCGTTCTAGCCCCAGACAAGCGGATTTAATTATCACAGCCGGAACCATAACCATGAAAATGGGACCAGCACTGGTTCGTCTTTATGAGCAGATGCCAGAGCCGAAGTACGTGATTGCCATGGGAGCTTGTACTATCACTGGCGGAATGTTTAGCGTTGATTCTCCAACAGCAGTCCGTGGTGTGGATAAATTGATTCCAGTGGATGTCTATATACCTGGGTGTCCCCCTCGTCCAGAAGCAATCATGGATGCTATTGTCAAGCTTCGCAAAAAGGTGGCTAACGAGTCGATTCAGGAGCGTGGTCAGCTCAAGCAAACCCACCGTTACTACAGCACCACTCACAACATGAAAGTGGTACCAGAGATTTTGACCGGTAAGTACCTGCAATCTGACGAGCGCTATACTCCCCCCAAAGAGTTGACCGAGGGGATGGGAATGGCAGTACCACCAGCACTCAAATCCTATCAAAAGCAGGAGGTAGAGCGTGGCTGA
- the ndhC gene encoding photosynthetic/respiratory NAD(P)H-quinone oxidoreductase subunit C: protein MFVLSGYEYLLGFILACSLVPLLALSASKLLRPSHREPERRTTYESGMEPVGGAWIQFNIRYYMFALVFVIFDVETVFLYPWAVAFNRLGLLAFVEALIFIAILVVALVYAWRKGALEWS, encoded by the coding sequence GTGTTTGTTCTTAGCGGTTACGAGTATCTCTTAGGCTTCATACTAGCTTGCAGCTTAGTTCCCCTACTAGCCCTGTCGGCTTCCAAGCTTTTGCGACCTAGCCATCGGGAGCCAGAGCGGCGCACCACCTATGAATCTGGTATGGAACCAGTGGGGGGTGCTTGGATTCAGTTCAACATTCGTTACTATATGTTCGCCCTGGTGTTCGTGATTTTCGATGTTGAAACTGTATTCCTCTATCCCTGGGCTGTCGCCTTCAATCGCCTGGGATTACTGGCATTTGTGGAAGCCCTAATTTTTATTGCAATTCTTGTGGTTGCTCTGGTTTACGCTTGGCGCAAAGGAGCCTTGGAATGGTCATGA
- a CDS encoding rubredoxin: MTERAPEQTLAEQAPSSYECRACGYVYDPTKGDSNRNVPAGTLYKDLPDDWRCPVCSAPKIQFINIGAVNAPSGFQENLTYGFGVNRMTPAQKNLLIFAALGLGFLFFLSLYGLN; this comes from the coding sequence ATGACTGAACGAGCCCCAGAGCAAACCCTAGCTGAACAGGCACCCAGCAGCTATGAATGCCGTGCTTGTGGCTATGTTTACGATCCGACCAAGGGAGATAGTAATCGCAATGTTCCAGCCGGGACATTATATAAGGATTTGCCAGATGATTGGCGCTGTCCAGTGTGCAGCGCTCCGAAAATTCAGTTTATTAATATTGGTGCTGTTAATGCCCCGTCTGGATTTCAGGAGAATCTTACCTATGGCTTCGGTGTTAACCGCATGACACCAGCACAAAAGAACCTTTTAATTTTTGCCGCTTTAGGATTAGGCTTTTTGTTTTTTCTGAGCCTTTACGGTTTGAACTGA
- a CDS encoding photosynthesis system II assembly factor Ycf48: protein MKTLKQILILLAVALICVSCKFPSSISYNPWAVISLPTEATMQDLGFTGDLSHGWIVGSYATIFETKDGGNTWQQKGLDLGDENYRFSSVSFAGDEGWIVGQPSIMLHTNDGGESWSRILLSEKLPGSPNRILALGPNSAEMTTDVGAIYQTKDAGKTWKAQVAQAVGVTRNISRSEDGSYVAVSARGNFYSTWDPGQSAWLQHNRYSSKRLQNMGFTPDGRLWILARGGQVQFSTPENLEEWEEPIYPDFSNSLGLLDLAYRTPNEIWVAGGSGNLLCSFDGGETWQKDRDLRDVPSNFYKIVFVTPEQGFVIGQKGILLKYEPPTQEA from the coding sequence ATGAAAACGCTGAAACAAATTTTAATATTACTGGCGGTGGCATTAATTTGTGTCAGCTGCAAATTTCCTTCATCCATAAGCTATAATCCTTGGGCGGTTATTTCCTTACCTACAGAAGCGACCATGCAAGACCTTGGCTTTACCGGGGATCTTAGTCATGGATGGATTGTGGGTAGCTATGCCACAATTTTTGAGACTAAGGATGGGGGTAATACATGGCAACAGAAAGGCTTGGATCTAGGAGATGAAAATTATCGCTTCTCCTCTGTAAGCTTTGCTGGTGATGAGGGGTGGATTGTTGGTCAACCCTCGATCATGCTTCATACTAATGATGGGGGTGAATCTTGGTCTCGCATTCTCTTAAGTGAAAAGTTACCAGGTTCACCCAACAGAATCCTGGCTCTCGGACCCAACTCAGCAGAGATGACCACTGATGTTGGCGCAATTTATCAGACTAAGGATGCTGGTAAAACCTGGAAGGCACAGGTAGCACAAGCGGTCGGAGTCACCCGTAATATTTCCCGCTCTGAAGATGGTAGTTACGTTGCTGTGTCTGCTAGAGGGAACTTTTACTCCACTTGGGATCCAGGTCAGAGTGCTTGGTTACAGCATAATCGTTACAGTTCCAAGCGTCTCCAGAATATGGGGTTTACCCCCGATGGTCGTCTGTGGATTCTTGCCCGGGGTGGTCAGGTACAATTTAGCACTCCCGAAAACCTAGAAGAGTGGGAAGAACCAATTTATCCAGATTTTTCCAACAGCTTGGGATTACTTGACTTAGCCTATCGCACACCCAATGAAATTTGGGTAGCAGGTGGCAGTGGTAATTTGCTTTGTAGCTTTGATGGTGGAGAAACCTGGCAAAAAGACCGGGATCTTAGGGATGTTCCCTCGAATTTTTACAAAATAGTCTTTGTAACACCAGAACAGGGGTTTGTCATTGGTCAGAAAGGGATTTTACTCAAGTATGAGCCGCCTACCCAGGAAGCTTAG
- the psbE gene encoding cytochrome b559 subunit alpha has product MAGTTGERPFGDIITSVRYWVIHSVTIPALFIAGWLFVSTGLAYDAFGTPRPNEYFTQERMELPIVSDRYNAKQQVEEFAP; this is encoded by the coding sequence ATGGCAGGTACAACTGGAGAACGTCCGTTTGGTGACATTATTACCAGCGTTCGTTACTGGGTGATTCACAGTGTTACTATCCCAGCCCTATTTATCGCTGGTTGGCTTTTTGTGAGCACTGGTCTGGCTTACGATGCGTTTGGCACACCCCGTCCTAATGAATACTTTACTCAAGAGCGGATGGAACTACCAATCGTTTCCGACCGCTACAATGCTAAACAGCAAGTTGAAGAATTTGCTCCATAA
- the psbF gene encoding cytochrome b559 subunit beta, with product MTSSNPNQPVSYPIFTVRWLAVHTLAVPSVFFLGAIAAMQFIQR from the coding sequence ATGACTAGCAGTAATCCCAATCAACCAGTTTCGTATCCGATTTTCACGGTTAGATGGTTAGCGGTTCATACCCTAGCCGTTCCTTCAGTCTTTTTCTTAGGCGCGATCGCAGCCATGCAATTTATTCAACGATAG
- a CDS encoding photosystem II reaction center protein L: MERNSNPNRQPVELNRTSLYLGLLLIFVLGILFSSYFFN; encoded by the coding sequence ATGGAGCGGAATTCCAATCCCAATAGACAGCCGGTTGAACTCAATCGGACGTCTCTTTACTTAGGTCTATTACTGATTTTTGTGCTTGGTATTCTGTTTTCCAGTTATTTCTTTAATTAA
- a CDS encoding photosystem II reaction center protein J produces the protein MSGGGRIPLWIVATIAGTGVLVVVGLFFYGAYVGVGSSM, from the coding sequence GTGTCTGGAGGGGGAAGAATTCCTTTATGGATAGTTGCCACTATCGCTGGTACTGGTGTCCTCGTAGTGGTTGGTCTTTTCTTCTATGGTGCCTATGTGGGAGTTGGTTCTTCCATGTAA
- a CDS encoding CPBP family intramembrane glutamic endopeptidase produces the protein MVLKWRPNQPLAPGQKLPLLAALYLIAPLILWGASQLEGVPFSDYGLEWKLSVLGSLGLGLGVGIFSLIIVFTGQLSLGWVRWNSENWQRLLPILLPVMLLGLWIGLTEELVFRGFLVNQLKQDYSIGVGAAISSGVFALLHLVWEQKDTIPQLPGLWLMGMVLVLARWVDGGSLGLAWGLHAGWIWGLTCLDSAELIAYTGSGPIWITGLAGKPLAGIVGLLCLLGVGALLLLMLPNQLVNIW, from the coding sequence ATGGTTTTAAAGTGGCGTCCAAATCAGCCTTTAGCACCAGGCCAAAAGTTACCACTACTCGCAGCACTTTACCTAATTGCTCCCCTAATTTTATGGGGAGCTTCTCAACTAGAGGGGGTGCCTTTCTCCGATTACGGATTGGAGTGGAAATTAAGCGTTTTAGGGTCTTTAGGATTGGGACTAGGAGTAGGTATTTTCAGCTTAATCATAGTATTTACTGGGCAATTATCACTAGGCTGGGTGCGCTGGAATTCTGAAAATTGGCAGCGTTTGCTACCGATATTACTGCCAGTGATGTTATTAGGTCTGTGGATTGGGCTTACAGAAGAGTTAGTCTTTCGTGGCTTCTTAGTGAATCAACTAAAGCAGGACTATTCTATCGGGGTAGGAGCAGCCATCTCTAGTGGGGTTTTTGCCCTATTACACCTAGTTTGGGAACAAAAAGATACTATCCCTCAGTTACCAGGATTATGGCTAATGGGAATGGTATTAGTCCTAGCCCGTTGGGTGGATGGAGGCAGTCTGGGTTTAGCATGGGGACTACATGCTGGTTGGATTTGGGGTTTAACTTGCTTGGACTCAGCTGAATTAATTGCTTACACAGGCAGTGGACCAATTTGGATAACGGGTTTGGCAGGAAAACCGTTAGCTGGGATAGTTGGTCTTCTTTGTTTATTGGGAGTTGGGGCTTTATTATTACTGATGTTGCCAAATCAGCTGGTCAACATTTGGTGA
- a CDS encoding AbrB family transcriptional regulator, with the protein MPEISTTPLTGKALLQKVKELSHLPRRETAKRCGYYTITKTDQTRVNLTDFYDAVLGAKGVPLDPEGTKDGRGREPTYRVSVHKNGQIVIGSTYTQSMGLEPGDEFEIKLGYKHIHLKQVDGDFESEEVSTHKAKKATS; encoded by the coding sequence ATGCCAGAGATTTCAACTACTCCCCTAACTGGTAAAGCATTACTTCAAAAAGTAAAAGAGCTATCACACTTGCCTCGCCGAGAGACAGCCAAGCGTTGCGGCTATTACACCATAACTAAAACTGACCAGACCCGCGTCAATTTAACAGATTTTTATGATGCGGTTTTAGGAGCCAAGGGTGTTCCCCTGGATCCAGAAGGCACAAAAGATGGTCGGGGGCGTGAACCGACTTATCGTGTGAGTGTCCATAAGAATGGTCAAATTGTTATTGGTTCAACCTACACTCAGTCCATGGGATTAGAGCCTGGTGATGAGTTTGAAATTAAACTGGGCTACAAGCATATCCATCTTAAGCAGGTGGATGGCGATTTTGAATCTGAAGAGGTATCTACTCACAAAGCAAAGAAAGCCACCTCTTAG
- a CDS encoding succinate dehydrogenase/fumarate reductase iron-sulfur subunit, whose translation MQVDFKIIRQTQNTAPLLQTYRLDVEKGNTILECLNRIKWEQDGTLAFRKNCRNTICGSCGIRINGRSALACKENVGNELGKQQLPDESKIPEITIAPLGNMPIIKDLVVEMSSFWDNLEAVDPYVSTAARKIPEREFLQSPEQRSLLAQAGNCIMCGACYSECNAKEVNQDFVGPHALAKAQRLVVDSRDNTTENRLEKYNEAIKGVWGCTRCMMCNAVCPMGVAPMDQIGKIKQHILEAIDDQQSRPIRHRKVLIDLVKEGGWIDERKFGLQVVGNSFRDIQGLASLGPLGLRMLVRGKFPLSFSPSAGTSQVRSLIESVKNLESEGSDQS comes from the coding sequence ATGCAAGTTGATTTTAAAATCATTCGACAGACTCAAAACACTGCTCCACTACTCCAGACTTATAGGCTAGATGTCGAGAAAGGAAACACGATTCTGGAATGCTTGAATCGTATTAAGTGGGAACAAGATGGTACTTTAGCTTTTCGCAAAAATTGTCGCAACACGATTTGTGGTAGCTGTGGCATACGAATCAATGGTCGTTCGGCTTTGGCCTGTAAGGAAAATGTGGGCAATGAATTGGGGAAGCAACAGCTCCCAGATGAGTCTAAAATTCCGGAGATTACTATAGCACCTCTCGGTAATATGCCAATAATCAAGGATTTAGTCGTTGAGATGAGCAGCTTCTGGGATAACTTAGAAGCTGTTGATCCCTACGTCAGCACTGCTGCTAGGAAGATTCCCGAACGGGAATTTTTACAGAGTCCTGAACAGCGATCGCTTTTGGCTCAGGCAGGTAATTGTATCATGTGTGGTGCCTGTTATTCTGAGTGTAATGCCAAAGAAGTTAATCAAGATTTTGTCGGTCCTCATGCCTTGGCTAAAGCACAGCGTCTGGTGGTAGATTCTCGTGATAATACCACAGAAAATCGTTTGGAGAAATATAACGAAGCAATAAAAGGAGTCTGGGGTTGTACCCGCTGTATGATGTGTAATGCGGTTTGCCCGATGGGTGTGGCTCCTATGGATCAAATTGGTAAGATTAAACAGCATATTCTTGAAGCCATCGATGACCAACAGAGTCGTCCAATCCGCCACCGCAAAGTCCTAATTGATTTAGTCAAAGAGGGAGGTTGGATTGATGAGCGTAAGTTTGGCTTGCAGGTGGTTGGTAACTCATTTCGAGATATCCAAGGTTTGGCGAGCCTAGGACCACTGGGATTACGAATGCTAGTTCGAGGTAAGTTTCCCTTGAGCTTTTCTCCATCAGCAGGAACATCACAAGTGCGATCGCTAATTGAATCGGTAAAAAATTTGGAGTCTGAAGGATCTGATCAGTCATGA
- a CDS encoding chlorophyll a/b-binding protein — MSSETPNKSESSEESFKQPLPAFGWNPYAEQINGRFAMVALVCILLLELLTGQGLLTWLGLL; from the coding sequence ATGAGTTCTGAAACACCCAATAAGAGTGAATCATCTGAGGAGTCTTTTAAGCAACCATTACCAGCTTTTGGTTGGAATCCCTATGCTGAGCAAATCAACGGCAGGTTTGCGATGGTTGCCTTAGTTTGTATCCTGTTACTGGAATTGCTCACTGGTCAAGGTTTGTTGACTTGGCTGGGTCTACTCTAA
- a CDS encoding mechanosensitive ion channel family protein → MIRYRQKKISILFGSLLMVGAWWLPVQAKQTTNLILEKAVTTDDPTIPIEELELMLKPLTKDELDGEAEAWMFLLKTKVKELSDAEIAVKRKNRELQQTKEAVDALEDAKDALEEATDTKEKIETEGSAKDRLKALKAAEEAQEALEKAQESVEEAVKEEEKTKQDKTLQGAIDKAVEGTEQQKDKAKTSNQDVAKVQEKIGTISNKIVTDEQQQKKTQQGIDKAKQNLEEAVEAKTEVKKQVLVNMTTLREERTALSDRFEVVLEELETKGGDVQLYNKYIDAISGIKVDVTDTEGTWITIVGWLQSKEGGLRWANNIGKFLGIVAGFSILSLILGKVLEKSLWMFPNMSAMLRQFVVRITRQGLFLVGILLGITALEVSIGPLMAMIGAAGFVVAFAFQNTLGNFANGLMILLYKPFDVGDMIEVAGVKGTVKDVNLVCTTINTLENKIIIVPNNSIWGNVIANETSSSLRAMFLTVRISYSNSITQALQVLKEIANSHPLVLEDPGPWIDTGELAEYAVNIWFMAYTKKEDYWTAYCDISRIIKERFEQEGIVIPLPRQEIYISEVMAKQDLPQAGSHGQIANPKPHSSFPNGKTA, encoded by the coding sequence ATGATTCGTTACCGACAAAAAAAAATTAGCATTTTATTTGGCAGTCTCTTAATGGTTGGGGCATGGTGGTTACCGGTCCAAGCGAAACAGACCACTAATTTAATCTTAGAGAAAGCCGTTACCACTGACGATCCAACTATTCCGATTGAGGAGCTAGAGCTAATGCTCAAGCCTTTGACTAAGGATGAGCTGGATGGTGAAGCTGAGGCGTGGATGTTCTTGCTTAAAACTAAAGTTAAAGAACTTAGCGATGCGGAAATTGCTGTAAAGCGCAAAAATCGAGAGCTTCAACAAACTAAAGAAGCTGTTGATGCCCTAGAAGATGCCAAAGATGCTCTTGAGGAAGCGACAGATACTAAGGAAAAAATAGAGACTGAGGGATCGGCTAAGGATCGCCTTAAAGCTTTAAAAGCTGCTGAAGAGGCACAAGAAGCTCTCGAAAAAGCTCAGGAGTCAGTAGAAGAAGCAGTCAAAGAAGAGGAAAAGACCAAGCAAGATAAAACCTTGCAAGGGGCGATTGATAAAGCAGTTGAAGGTACTGAACAGCAGAAAGATAAAGCCAAAACCTCAAACCAGGATGTTGCTAAGGTTCAAGAAAAGATTGGGACAATTAGCAACAAAATCGTTACTGATGAACAACAGCAGAAAAAGACTCAACAGGGAATTGACAAAGCCAAACAAAACCTAGAAGAAGCGGTCGAGGCCAAGACCGAAGTTAAAAAGCAAGTTCTGGTCAACATGACTACACTGCGAGAGGAACGCACTGCTTTAAGCGATCGCTTTGAGGTCGTACTTGAAGAGCTGGAAACTAAAGGCGGTGATGTTCAGTTGTACAACAAATACATCGATGCCATCAGTGGGATTAAGGTTGACGTCACCGACACTGAAGGAACTTGGATTACCATCGTCGGCTGGCTCCAGTCTAAAGAAGGAGGTCTGCGCTGGGCGAATAACATTGGCAAATTTTTAGGAATTGTTGCTGGCTTTAGCATCCTCTCTCTGATTTTAGGGAAAGTCCTCGAGAAATCTTTGTGGATGTTCCCGAATATGTCAGCTATGCTCCGTCAGTTCGTAGTTAGAATAACCCGCCAAGGATTATTTTTGGTGGGTATTCTTTTAGGTATCACTGCCCTAGAGGTCAGTATTGGTCCACTAATGGCCATGATTGGAGCTGCTGGTTTTGTGGTAGCGTTTGCGTTCCAAAATACCCTCGGTAACTTTGCCAATGGGTTAATGATCTTGCTCTATAAACCCTTCGACGTGGGCGATATGATTGAAGTCGCTGGGGTAAAAGGTACGGTTAAGGATGTCAACTTAGTTTGCACCACCATCAATACTTTGGAAAATAAAATCATTATCGTGCCGAACAACTCAATCTGGGGTAATGTTATTGCCAACGAAACCAGTAGCTCCCTCCGCGCTATGTTCCTTACTGTAAGGATCAGCTACAGCAATAGTATTACTCAAGCCCTCCAAGTTCTTAAGGAGATTGCCAACTCTCATCCCTTAGTATTGGAAGACCCTGGTCCTTGGATCGACACTGGGGAATTGGCTGAATATGCTGTTAACATTTGGTTTATGGCATATACTAAGAAAGAGGATTACTGGACAGCCTATTGTGACATCAGCCGAATTATAAAAGAAAGATTTGAACAAGAGGGAATTGTGATCCCACTGCCGAGGCAGGAAATATACATCAGCGAAGTTATGGCTAAGCAAGACCTTCCCCAAGCAGGAAGTCATGGCCAGATAGCAAATCCAAAGCCCCATAGCTCTTTCCCCAACGGTAAGACAGCTTGA
- a CDS encoding tellurite resistance TerB family protein produces the protein MGLFDKISISRQHSQITLGPAEAFAAIALTAGAADGYATNSEVQAIITALSRMQLFRSYSADVMARMFERLLMLLQRQGSDPLLSGALKSLPHELQGTAFAIATDIILADGEITDDEEEFLNQLYHALEISEETAVNIIDVMLIKNQG, from the coding sequence ATGGGTCTGTTTGACAAAATTTCAATTAGTCGTCAACACAGCCAAATAACACTCGGACCAGCTGAAGCCTTTGCTGCGATCGCATTAACTGCTGGTGCTGCTGACGGATACGCGACTAATTCTGAAGTACAAGCCATTATTACTGCCTTATCTAGAATGCAGCTGTTCAGGAGCTACTCAGCTGATGTAATGGCAAGAATGTTTGAACGACTTTTGATGCTCCTGCAGCGGCAAGGTTCTGATCCTCTTCTTAGTGGAGCCCTGAAATCACTCCCCCATGAACTACAAGGAACAGCCTTTGCGATCGCCACTGATATTATCTTAGCAGATGGAGAAATTACCGATGATGAAGAAGAGTTTTTGAACCAGCTTTATCATGCTTTAGAGATATCAGAAGAAACCGCTGTAAATATTATAGACGTAATGTTAATTAAAAATCAAGGGTAA
- a CDS encoding MerR family DNA-binding transcriptional regulator: MALIPIRKAVELTRLSRNTLRKYADNGTLRCERTPGGTRLFH, from the coding sequence ATGGCACTTATACCAATCCGTAAGGCGGTCGAACTTACAAGACTATCAAGGAACACGTTACGGAAGTACGCAGATAATGGCACTCTCAGATGCGAAAGGACTCCAGGCGGAACTAGACTATTTCATTGA
- a CDS encoding recombinase family protein, protein MCYCRVSTNFQRDDLDRLLAYLHFLFPDAEIIFDIGSDLNYKRKGLRTILERIVLGDKLTIVVACRDRLIRFGFELIEYLVRSYRKSSAAFIVGKLCSIGSWFCSKAALL, encoded by the coding sequence ATTTGCTACTGCCGAGTCAGTACCAACTTTCAAAGAGACGACCTCGACAGACTTCTCGCCTATCTCCATTTCCTCTTCCCCGACGCCGAAATCATCTTTGACATCGGCTCAGATCTCAACTACAAAAGGAAAGGGCTTAGAACCATATTGGAACGAATTGTGCTCGGAGATAAGCTCACGATTGTTGTTGCCTGTAGAGACAGACTTATTCGATTTGGGTTTGAACTCATTGAGTACTTGGTTAGAAGTTACCGTAAGAGTAGTGCAGCCTTTATAGTTGGTAAATTATGCAGCATAGGGTCTTGGTTTTGTAGTAAGGCTGCACTACTCTAA